A genomic segment from Pangasianodon hypophthalmus isolate fPanHyp1 chromosome 25, fPanHyp1.pri, whole genome shotgun sequence encodes:
- the znf408 gene encoding zinc finger protein 408 isoform X2, producing the protein MATSAQNEGLLECVKESVHSVLKLVPRGLTLGPSLAKDGQMGLWCVGWALQTGTLLGLEEPDKVPEKEETAEESRCLKGAKGRVSDRTYWMRFACSAPSEDQRNVTVHEVDGKPCFRTCKDISQGTELLVWPEDQKILKEPVKNNVVPITEELCKQEEPQRAKEDESLKPGYVKQSSEGEAKQVKDKHSVSNAEWNVLDCRDSHEKEVMDMYGAERLASSAGASAVELLKPPEQLQVAVRASCRLAMKPRIVHSLSSRLIKQSQGQRSGIATHVTKNSQTKQTTTENGKESQEISVHKENANSDDEPREGSVHVRRGKEGSQDIENLRERKYKCDECGKSFFQLCHLKKHKLTHSELKPYACTECGKRYRSKESYHAHLLLHSGQRPYKCQHCDKGYGLKRDLKEHQVLHTGEKPFVCDMCGKGFARRPSLRAHRVVHEAKWVPRIKCPECNKELANQNSLRAHMLLHTGERPYACPHCAKCFRQRSNLQGHLRLHTGEKPYGCPHCELHFSQAPELKRHLICHTGEAYLCPVCGKALRDPQTLRAHERLHADDRPYKCQDCGKGYTMATKLRRHMKSHLEEKPHKCEICGSRYTLLQSLQRHLRVHAGRMEAGHTVPTRGRPRRSSHKESEQWEGYGRKQKKEQAVFFVHNLQETRMTTRSEEVVAEAEEGLEHMELSQDIIEIVVSTDSNKCILVQAQDANAECILLHQQDANAKCIPVENLDKSTKCIVVEEQAENSNVVVIQGHDELNSVAETVEIETGIDD; encoded by the exons A TGGCTACATCTGCTCAGAATGAGGGCCTGCTGGAGTGTGTGAAAGAATCTGTCCATAGTGTGCTGAAGTTAGTACCCCGTGGACTGACTTTAGGGCCCTCTCTAGCTAAAGATGGGCAAATGGGGTTGTGGTGTGTTGGATGGGCCTTACAGACTGGAACTCTTCTGGGGCTGGAAGAGCCAGACAAAGTGCCAGAAAAAGAAGag ACAGCCGAAGAGAGCAGATGCCTAAAAGGAGCTAAAGGACGAGTTTCAGACAGAACATACTGGATGAG GTTTGCTTGTAGTGCCCCAAGTGAAGATCAAAGGAACGTCACGGTGCATGAGGTGGATGGAAAACCGTGTTTCAGGACCTGTAAGGACATCAGCCAGGGAACAGAGCTCCTAGTCTGGCCAGAAGATCAGAAAATTCTGAAGGAACCTGTGAAGAATAATGTAGTGCCCATAACAGAAGAACTCTGCAAACAGGAAGAACCACAGAGGGCAAAAGAGGATGAGTCACTAAAGCCTGGTTATGTAAAGCAGAGCTCTGAGGGGGAAG CAAAACAGGTGAAGGATAAACACTCAGTCAGTAATGCAGAATGGAATGTACTGGATTGCAGAGATAGTCATGAAAAAGAAGTGATGGATATGTATGGTGCTGAGAGGCTGGCGAGCAGTGCTGGAGCCTCAGCAGTGGAGCTATTAAAACCACCTGAGCAGCTTCAAGTGGCTGTGAGAGCCAGCTGTCGTCTAGCCATGAAACCCCGCATAGTACACTCACTAAGCAGCCGTTTAATCAAGCAGTCGCAAGGGCAAAGAAGTGGGATTGCCACACATGTTACCAAAAACTCCCAGACCAAACAGACTacaactgaaaatggaaaagaaagcCAAGAGATCTCTGTCCACAAGGAGAATGCTAACTCAGATGATGAGCCCAGGGAAGGGTCTGTGCATGTGCGAAGAGGAAAAGAGGGTTCTCAAGACATCGAGAATCTACGAGAGCGCAAGTACAAGTGTGATGAATGTGGAAAAAGTTTCTTCCAGCTTTGCCACTTAAAGAAGCACAAGCTCACACACTCTGAGTTGAAGCCATATGCTTGTACAGAGTGTGGAAAGCGCTATAGATCCAAGGAGAGTTATCATGCCCACTTACTCTTGCACAGTGGGCAACGACCTTACAAGTGCCAGCATTGTGACAAGGGCTATGGTCTGAAACGTGACCTCAAGGAGCACCAAGTGCTACACACCGGCGAGAAACCGTttgtgtgtgatatgtgtgGCAAGGGTTTTGCACGGCGGCCTTCTCTGCGTGCCCACAGGGTGGTACATGAGGCCAAATGGGTCCCCAGGATCAAATGCCCAGAGTGCAACAAAGAACTTGCCAACCAGAACTCTCTTAGGGCCCACATGCTCTTGCACACAGGTGAACGGCCGTACGCATGCCCGCACTGTGCCAAGTGCTTCCGCCAGCGCTCCAACCTGCAGGGGCACCTGCGCCTCCACACAGGCGAAAAGCCCTATGGGTGCCCGCACTGTGAGCTCCATTTCTCACAGGCACCCGAGCTGAAGCGGCACCTGATTTGCCACACGGGTGAGGCatacctctgccctgtgtgtggcAAGGCACTGCGGGACCCACAAACACTGCGGGCCCATGAGCGTCTTCATGCTGATGACAGGCCCTATAAGTGCCAGGATTGTGGGAAAGGGTATACAATGGCAACCAAGCTCCGCAGGCACATGAAGTCACACCTGGAAGAAAAGCCACACAAGTGTGAGATATGCGGAAGCAGGTACACGTTGTTGCAAAGTCTACAGCGCCACCTCAGAGTACATGCAGGTCGGATGGAGGCCGGGCACACAGTGCCAACTAGGGGGCGACCTAGAAGATCAAGCCATAAAGAGAGCGAGCAATGGGAGGGTTATGGAAGGAAGCAGAAAAAGGagcaagctgtgttttttgttcacAACCTACAGGAAACCAGAATGACAACTCGCTCTGAAGAAGTTGTTGCAGAAGCTGAAGAAGGTTTGGAACACATGGAACTCAGTCAGGACATTATAGAAATTGTTGTGTCCACTGACAGTAATAAGTGCATTCTGGTTCAAGCACAGGATGCTAATGCTGAGTGTATTCTTTTACATCAGCAGGATGCTAATGCTAAGTGTATACCAGTGGAGAACCTGGACAAGAGTACTAAATGTATTGTTGTGGAAGAGCAGGCCGAGAACAGTAACGTGGTTGTAATACAAGGTCACGATGAACTAAACTCGGTGGCAGAGACCGTTGAAATAGAGACGGGAATTGATGACTGA
- the znf408 gene encoding zinc finger protein 408 isoform X1: MLTLATSAQNEGLLECVKESVHSVLKLVPRGLTLGPSLAKDGQMGLWCVGWALQTGTLLGLEEPDKVPEKEETAEESRCLKGAKGRVSDRTYWMRFACSAPSEDQRNVTVHEVDGKPCFRTCKDISQGTELLVWPEDQKILKEPVKNNVVPITEELCKQEEPQRAKEDESLKPGYVKQSSEGEAKQVKDKHSVSNAEWNVLDCRDSHEKEVMDMYGAERLASSAGASAVELLKPPEQLQVAVRASCRLAMKPRIVHSLSSRLIKQSQGQRSGIATHVTKNSQTKQTTTENGKESQEISVHKENANSDDEPREGSVHVRRGKEGSQDIENLRERKYKCDECGKSFFQLCHLKKHKLTHSELKPYACTECGKRYRSKESYHAHLLLHSGQRPYKCQHCDKGYGLKRDLKEHQVLHTGEKPFVCDMCGKGFARRPSLRAHRVVHEAKWVPRIKCPECNKELANQNSLRAHMLLHTGERPYACPHCAKCFRQRSNLQGHLRLHTGEKPYGCPHCELHFSQAPELKRHLICHTGEAYLCPVCGKALRDPQTLRAHERLHADDRPYKCQDCGKGYTMATKLRRHMKSHLEEKPHKCEICGSRYTLLQSLQRHLRVHAGRMEAGHTVPTRGRPRRSSHKESEQWEGYGRKQKKEQAVFFVHNLQETRMTTRSEEVVAEAEEGLEHMELSQDIIEIVVSTDSNKCILVQAQDANAECILLHQQDANAKCIPVENLDKSTKCIVVEEQAENSNVVVIQGHDELNSVAETVEIETGIDD, translated from the exons ATGCTAAcat TGGCTACATCTGCTCAGAATGAGGGCCTGCTGGAGTGTGTGAAAGAATCTGTCCATAGTGTGCTGAAGTTAGTACCCCGTGGACTGACTTTAGGGCCCTCTCTAGCTAAAGATGGGCAAATGGGGTTGTGGTGTGTTGGATGGGCCTTACAGACTGGAACTCTTCTGGGGCTGGAAGAGCCAGACAAAGTGCCAGAAAAAGAAGag ACAGCCGAAGAGAGCAGATGCCTAAAAGGAGCTAAAGGACGAGTTTCAGACAGAACATACTGGATGAG GTTTGCTTGTAGTGCCCCAAGTGAAGATCAAAGGAACGTCACGGTGCATGAGGTGGATGGAAAACCGTGTTTCAGGACCTGTAAGGACATCAGCCAGGGAACAGAGCTCCTAGTCTGGCCAGAAGATCAGAAAATTCTGAAGGAACCTGTGAAGAATAATGTAGTGCCCATAACAGAAGAACTCTGCAAACAGGAAGAACCACAGAGGGCAAAAGAGGATGAGTCACTAAAGCCTGGTTATGTAAAGCAGAGCTCTGAGGGGGAAG CAAAACAGGTGAAGGATAAACACTCAGTCAGTAATGCAGAATGGAATGTACTGGATTGCAGAGATAGTCATGAAAAAGAAGTGATGGATATGTATGGTGCTGAGAGGCTGGCGAGCAGTGCTGGAGCCTCAGCAGTGGAGCTATTAAAACCACCTGAGCAGCTTCAAGTGGCTGTGAGAGCCAGCTGTCGTCTAGCCATGAAACCCCGCATAGTACACTCACTAAGCAGCCGTTTAATCAAGCAGTCGCAAGGGCAAAGAAGTGGGATTGCCACACATGTTACCAAAAACTCCCAGACCAAACAGACTacaactgaaaatggaaaagaaagcCAAGAGATCTCTGTCCACAAGGAGAATGCTAACTCAGATGATGAGCCCAGGGAAGGGTCTGTGCATGTGCGAAGAGGAAAAGAGGGTTCTCAAGACATCGAGAATCTACGAGAGCGCAAGTACAAGTGTGATGAATGTGGAAAAAGTTTCTTCCAGCTTTGCCACTTAAAGAAGCACAAGCTCACACACTCTGAGTTGAAGCCATATGCTTGTACAGAGTGTGGAAAGCGCTATAGATCCAAGGAGAGTTATCATGCCCACTTACTCTTGCACAGTGGGCAACGACCTTACAAGTGCCAGCATTGTGACAAGGGCTATGGTCTGAAACGTGACCTCAAGGAGCACCAAGTGCTACACACCGGCGAGAAACCGTttgtgtgtgatatgtgtgGCAAGGGTTTTGCACGGCGGCCTTCTCTGCGTGCCCACAGGGTGGTACATGAGGCCAAATGGGTCCCCAGGATCAAATGCCCAGAGTGCAACAAAGAACTTGCCAACCAGAACTCTCTTAGGGCCCACATGCTCTTGCACACAGGTGAACGGCCGTACGCATGCCCGCACTGTGCCAAGTGCTTCCGCCAGCGCTCCAACCTGCAGGGGCACCTGCGCCTCCACACAGGCGAAAAGCCCTATGGGTGCCCGCACTGTGAGCTCCATTTCTCACAGGCACCCGAGCTGAAGCGGCACCTGATTTGCCACACGGGTGAGGCatacctctgccctgtgtgtggcAAGGCACTGCGGGACCCACAAACACTGCGGGCCCATGAGCGTCTTCATGCTGATGACAGGCCCTATAAGTGCCAGGATTGTGGGAAAGGGTATACAATGGCAACCAAGCTCCGCAGGCACATGAAGTCACACCTGGAAGAAAAGCCACACAAGTGTGAGATATGCGGAAGCAGGTACACGTTGTTGCAAAGTCTACAGCGCCACCTCAGAGTACATGCAGGTCGGATGGAGGCCGGGCACACAGTGCCAACTAGGGGGCGACCTAGAAGATCAAGCCATAAAGAGAGCGAGCAATGGGAGGGTTATGGAAGGAAGCAGAAAAAGGagcaagctgtgttttttgttcacAACCTACAGGAAACCAGAATGACAACTCGCTCTGAAGAAGTTGTTGCAGAAGCTGAAGAAGGTTTGGAACACATGGAACTCAGTCAGGACATTATAGAAATTGTTGTGTCCACTGACAGTAATAAGTGCATTCTGGTTCAAGCACAGGATGCTAATGCTGAGTGTATTCTTTTACATCAGCAGGATGCTAATGCTAAGTGTATACCAGTGGAGAACCTGGACAAGAGTACTAAATGTATTGTTGTGGAAGAGCAGGCCGAGAACAGTAACGTGGTTGTAATACAAGGTCACGATGAACTAAACTCGGTGGCAGAGACCGTTGAAATAGAGACGGGAATTGATGACTGA
- the f2 gene encoding prothrombin: MGAVPAPLLVTLLLSQVLLLTLCYDVFIEEKRASQVLRAKRANTPFEELKRGNLERECVEEICDHEEAREVFEANDKTAAFWSTYLACSGTTVQRNVDSVRGIRTCIDQKGLCYVNSGEHYNGNVNTTISGKPCQYWKSNFPHRITEFNTTTLNLPENFCRNPDKRPSGPWCFTSDPTVRTEKCAVLKCGEKLPPSVNPVQVKNVAERYHQTNCLQGSGESYTGTLSVSVNGHTCLDWKLPKVKALSVGKDFVPDVLLVKNYCRNPDGDLEGPWCYVKEAGNITMDYCDLELCDAPLDGVIDEDGVRQRTVAAKRNTFFNPRSFGQGELECGERPLFEKINKEDATEAELIKSYEKRIVHGENAEVGSAPWQVMLYKRNPQELLCGASLISDEWILTAAHCLLYPPWAKNFTINDILVRLGKHERAKYERGTEKIVAIDEIIIHPKYNWKENLNRDIALLHMKKPVSFTNEIHPICLPTKNIVNTLMSVGHKGRVTGWGNLKESWTSNPQNLPAKLQQIHLPIVDQEICRKSTSIHITDNMFCAGYSPEDNKRGDSCEGDSGGPFVMKNPDDKRWYQIGIVSWGEGCDRDGKYGFYTHLFRLRRWMRKVIEKSEATDED; encoded by the exons ATGGGAGCAGTACCAGCACCTCTCCTTGTCACACTTCTGCTCAGCCAAGTGCTTCTGCTTACACTCTGCTATGATG tttttatcGAAGAGAAGAGGGCTTCTCAGGTTCTCCGAGCAAAGAGAGCAAACACACCTTTTGAGGAGCTAAAGCGAGGGAATCTGGAGAGGGAATGTGTGGAGGAGATCTGTGACCATGAGGAGGCTCGAGAGGTGTTTGAGGCCAACGATAAAACG GCTGCATTTTGGAGCACATACTTGG CTTGTTCTGGCACCACGGTACAGCGGAATGTGGATAGTGTCAGAGGAATTCGAACTTGTATAGATCAGAAAG GTCTCTGCTATGTTAATTCTGGTGAACACTACAACGGTAATGTCAATACCACTATCTCAGGAAAGCCGTGCCAGTACTGGAAAAGCAACTTCCCTCACCGAATCAC TGAGTTCAATACAACAACGCTGAACCTGCCAGAGAATTTCTGCAGGAATCCAGATAAGAGACCCAGTGGGCCATGGTGCTTCACCAGTGACCCCACTGTCAGGACGGAGAAATGTGCAGTACTAAAATGTG GTGAGAAGTTACCACCTTCTGTTAACCCTGTCCAAGTAAAGAACGTGGCTGAGCGCTACCATCAAACCAACTGTTTACAGGGCAGTGGGGAGAGTTACACTGGAACGCTCTCAGTGTCTGTGAATGGCCACACCTGCCTGGACTGGAAGCTTCCCAAAGTGAAAGCTTTGAGTGTGGGTAAGGATTTCGTCCCAGATGTTCTTCTAGTGAAAAACTACTGCAGGAACCCAGATGGAGATTTGGAGGGACCATGGTGCTATGTGAAAGAGGCAGGAAACATCACCATGGACTACTGTGATTTGGAGCTCTGTG aTGCTCCTCTGGATGGGGTGATAGATGAAGATGGTGTTCGACAGAGAACTGTTGCAGCCAAAAGGAACACTTTCTTTAACCCTCGCAGCTTTGGCCAGGGAGAATTGG AATGTGGCGAGCGACCCTTGTTcgagaaaataaacaaagaagaTGCAACAGAAGCCGAGCTGATCAAATCCTATGAGAAAAGAATCGTACACGGGGAGAATGCTGAAGTAGGAAGTGCACCATG gCAAGTGATGCTGTATAAGCGGAATCCTCAGGAGCTGCTGTGTGGAGCGAGTTTGATCAGCGATGAGTGGATCCTCACTGCTGCCCACTGCCTCCTTTACCCACCGTGGGCCAAGAACTTCACCATCAATGACATTCTTGTGCGACTTGGAAAACATGAACGGGCCAA GTatgagagaggcacagagaaaATTGTGGCTATTGATGAAATCATCATCCATCCGAAGTATAACTGGAAAGAGAATCTGAACAGAGACATCGCTCTGCTGCACATGAAGAAACCTGTCTCCTTCACCAATGAGATCCACCCCATCTGCCTTCCCACCAAGAATATCGTAAACAC TTTGATGTCAGTTGGCCACAAGGGTCGTGTGACAGGCTGGGGGAACCTGAAAGAGTCATGGACATCTAACCCTCAAAACCTGCCAGCAAAACTACAGCAGATCCACTTGCCAATCGTGGACCAAGAAATCTGCCGCAAATCCACCTCCATCCACATTACAGACAACATGTTCTGTGCAG GTTATAGTCCTGAAGATAATAAAAGAGGCGATTCCTGTGAAGGCGACAGTGGTGGACCTTTCGTGATGAAG AATCCTGATGATAAGCGCTGGTACCAGATTGGTATTGTTTCATGGGGTGAGGGCTGCGATCGGGATGGGAAATATGGATTCTACACTCATTTGTTCCGTTTGCGCCGCTGGATGAGGAAGGTCATCGAGAAATCAGAAGCTACTGATGAAGACTGA